Proteins from a single region of Negativicutes bacterium:
- a CDS encoding aminotransferase class I/II-fold pyridoxal phosphate-dependent enzyme: MLTQKIAPIYQALKNYIKDQALAFHTPGHKQGQGASTALKKMMSSESLLMDVSLMAELDDLHEPQSYIKDAQALAAQLYQADSSYFVINGTTCAIQAMILASVGRNDKILIPRNAHSSVIGGIILAGAQPLYLEPETDEMLGIAMAVSPETIEEALLKEPDAKAVLIVNPTYYGVVADIKKIAKIVHSHNKILLVDEAHGPHLIFNEKLPISALEAGADIVAQSTHKILAAMTQCSMLHCRHDNIDVVKLEKVLSLLQSTSPNYLLLASLDLARQQMATSGKELLDKAITLSCNLRQAINQIEGLSCFGREKENIYDLDCTKITVSFKGLGLTGLQAEQILRNDYKIQAELADAYNVLFIITIGDDEASVQTLLGALRAMAVKFQNTVNHDLEIKLPQIPPQVIFPQAAFYASKKSLAFKDAIGAVCGETITFYPPGIPIICPGEEITIDIYEYCQKMVQAGYKVVGPVDCKLEQIRVVK; the protein is encoded by the coding sequence ATGTTAACACAAAAGATAGCGCCGATATACCAAGCTTTGAAAAATTATATTAAAGATCAGGCGTTGGCTTTTCATACGCCGGGGCATAAACAAGGTCAAGGGGCGAGTACAGCTTTAAAAAAAATGATGAGCAGTGAAAGTTTATTAATGGATGTATCCTTGATGGCGGAACTAGATGATTTGCATGAACCGCAAAGTTATATTAAAGATGCCCAAGCTTTAGCGGCACAATTATATCAAGCTGATAGTAGTTATTTTGTCATTAATGGTACAACTTGTGCGATTCAGGCAATGATTTTAGCAAGCGTAGGACGTAATGATAAAATTTTAATTCCTCGTAATGCCCATTCTTCGGTTATAGGGGGCATTATTTTAGCTGGAGCGCAGCCACTCTATTTAGAGCCTGAAACAGATGAAATGTTAGGAATAGCGATGGCGGTAAGTCCTGAAACTATTGAAGAAGCATTATTGAAAGAACCGGATGCTAAGGCGGTATTGATTGTTAATCCTACTTATTATGGTGTCGTCGCAGATATCAAAAAAATAGCAAAGATTGTTCATAGTCATAATAAAATTTTATTGGTGGATGAGGCGCACGGGCCACACCTTATTTTTAATGAAAAGCTGCCAATATCAGCGCTGGAAGCAGGTGCTGATATTGTAGCACAAAGTACGCATAAGATCTTAGCAGCAATGACACAATGTTCAATGCTACATTGTCGGCATGACAATATTGATGTAGTAAAACTCGAAAAAGTACTAAGTCTACTGCAATCAACCAGTCCTAATTATTTGTTATTGGCTTCTTTGGATTTGGCAAGGCAACAAATGGCGACAAGTGGAAAAGAGCTCTTAGATAAAGCCATAACCTTAAGTTGTAATTTAAGGCAGGCCATTAATCAGATTGAAGGATTGAGTTGTTTTGGTCGTGAAAAAGAGAATATATATGATTTAGATTGTACTAAAATAACGGTTAGTTTCAAGGGGTTGGGGCTAACCGGTCTGCAAGCTGAACAAATTTTGCGCAATGATTATAAAATACAAGCAGAATTAGCAGATGCTTATAATGTGCTATTTATTATTACTATTGGCGATGATGAAGCTTCGGTCCAGACTTTGTTAGGTGCTCTTAGGGCGATGGCTGTTAAATTTCAAAATACCGTAAACCATGACCTTGAAATTAAGTTGCCACAAATTCCACCTCAAGTTATTTTTCCTCAAGCAGCTTTTTATGCTAGTAAAAAAAGTCTGGCTTTTAAGGACGCTATCGGTGCAGTTTGTGGTGAAACGATAACATTTTATCCCCCGGGAATCCCCATAATTTGTCCGGGCGAAGAAATAACCATTGATATTTATGAGTACTGCCAAAAGATGGTTCAAGCCGGTTACAAAGTAGTGGGACCGGTTGATTGCAAATTAGAACAGATTAGAGTGGTGAAATAA
- the rsmI gene encoding 16S rRNA (cytidine(1402)-2'-O)-methyltransferase, whose product MTNSGILYLCATPIGNLEDMTFRSIRILKEVDLIAAEDTRHTIKLLNHFDIHTPLTSYHEHNKLSKGPELITTLLEGKSVVVVSDAGLPGIADPGSHLVSLAIEHNIVVTPIPGANAALSALICSGLDTTMFSFIGFLPKTNKKRKELLEQLKEEEKTLLFYESPHRIKDTLAELVNILGNRKVVAARELTKKFEEFLRGDVEYLIKYFKENQPRGEFTIVVEGFNQEKQGLEESNEPLSTADICDLVQALVQEGVDKKTAIKKIAVKLNLSRRDVYQTMLEAEKKEDIN is encoded by the coding sequence ATGACTAATAGTGGTATATTATATCTTTGTGCAACCCCCATCGGCAACTTAGAGGATATGACTTTTCGTAGCATCAGGATATTAAAAGAAGTTGACTTGATTGCCGCGGAAGATACTCGTCATACTATCAAATTATTGAATCATTTTGATATTCATACACCGTTAACCAGTTATCATGAACATAATAAATTATCTAAAGGGCCGGAGTTAATAACAACCTTGTTGGAAGGCAAGAGTGTAGTAGTGGTCAGTGACGCCGGTTTACCGGGGATTGCCGATCCGGGCAGTCACTTAGTATCATTAGCGATAGAACATAATATTGTTGTAACACCTATTCCTGGGGCAAATGCAGCGCTATCAGCACTTATTTGCTCCGGGCTTGATACTACTATGTTCAGTTTTATTGGTTTTTTGCCGAAAACAAATAAAAAAAGAAAAGAATTGCTAGAACAATTAAAAGAAGAGGAAAAAACTTTATTATTTTATGAGTCGCCACATCGCATAAAAGATACTTTAGCTGAGTTGGTTAATATTTTAGGTAATCGTAAGGTGGTAGCAGCGCGTGAACTGACTAAAAAATTTGAAGAATTTTTACGGGGCGATGTGGAGTATTTGATAAAATATTTCAAGGAAAATCAGCCACGGGGTGAATTCACCATTGTTGTAGAAGGATTTAATCAAGAAAAACAGGGCTTAGAAGAAAGTAACGAACCTCTGAGTACAGCTGATATTTGTGATTTAGTGCAAGCTTTAGTACAAGAAGGCGTCGATAAAAAAACAGCTATTAAAAAAATAGCTGTAAAACTTAATCTTTCGCGCCGAGATGTTTACCAAACTATGTTGGAAGCAGAAAAAAAAGAAGACATTAATTGA
- the metG gene encoding methionine--tRNA ligase, which produces MEKETFYISTPIYYPSDKLHIGHAYCTTIADSMARYKRLTDVDVLFVTGSDEHGQKIQRKAAEQNITPKEYVDKIVAGFQALWEKLNISNDEFIRTTEKRHYNVVQEIFKKIYDKGDIYKSTYEGLYCTPCETFWIERQLVDGKCPDCGRPVETVQEESYFFRMSKYQDRLLQFIEDNPDFIQPVSRKNEMINFIKGGLEDLCISRTTFDWGIPVPIDNKHVIYVWFDALSNYLTAAGYLSDTEKFNKFWPADIHLVGKEIVRFHTIIWPIILMALELELPKKVYGHGWLVVDGDKMSKSKGNVIDPVALIDEFGADSIRYFLLREINLGLDGNFSREALIQRINADLANDLGNLLHRTLSMVNKFNGGLVKNTKVLEDVDTELIALAQNTVKQYQDSMDKMEISVAIRTVWNLISRSNKYIDLTGPWALAKDESKQERLQTVMYNLIESLRIISVLIAPFMPNTAPKIWKQLGLGEFSKVKFKDIKEWGTVMTETKVEQPEQIFPRIEEEKAEAVAKTVVPAVVEQKKDEVEITIDEFAKVDLRVVKVLAAEKVEKADKLLKLKVDLGTEQREIVSGIAKHYAPEELVGKNVVMVINLKPAKIRGIVSQGMVLAASCGDELKVVEVEMPEGSKVK; this is translated from the coding sequence ATGGAAAAAGAAACATTCTATATTTCGACACCGATTTATTACCCTAGTGATAAATTGCATATTGGACATGCATATTGTACGACCATCGCAGATTCGATGGCGCGATATAAAAGATTAACTGATGTTGATGTTTTATTTGTTACGGGCTCCGATGAGCATGGGCAAAAAATTCAACGCAAAGCGGCCGAACAAAATATTACGCCGAAAGAATATGTTGATAAAATTGTGGCAGGGTTTCAAGCATTATGGGAAAAATTAAATATATCAAATGATGAGTTTATCAGAACAACGGAAAAGCGTCATTATAATGTAGTGCAAGAAATTTTCAAAAAGATTTATGACAAAGGCGATATTTATAAAAGTACTTATGAAGGATTATATTGTACGCCTTGTGAAACTTTTTGGATTGAGCGTCAATTAGTTGATGGCAAATGTCCGGATTGTGGTCGTCCGGTGGAGACAGTACAAGAAGAAAGTTATTTTTTTAGAATGTCTAAATATCAAGATCGACTATTGCAATTTATTGAAGATAATCCTGACTTTATTCAACCGGTTAGCCGAAAAAATGAGATGATTAATTTTATTAAAGGCGGTTTAGAAGATTTATGTATTTCTCGAACCACTTTTGATTGGGGAATTCCGGTACCGATTGACAATAAGCATGTTATTTATGTTTGGTTTGATGCATTATCAAATTATTTAACGGCGGCGGGCTATCTGAGTGATACTGAAAAATTTAATAAGTTTTGGCCGGCCGATATTCATTTAGTAGGTAAGGAAATAGTGAGATTCCATACTATTATTTGGCCGATTATTTTAATGGCATTAGAGCTGGAATTGCCGAAAAAAGTATATGGTCATGGGTGGTTAGTTGTTGATGGTGATAAAATGTCAAAATCAAAAGGCAATGTTATTGATCCGGTAGCATTAATTGATGAATTTGGTGCAGATTCTATCAGATATTTTTTATTACGGGAAATTAACTTGGGCTTAGACGGTAATTTTTCGCGAGAAGCTTTGATCCAAAGGATTAATGCTGATTTAGCTAATGATTTGGGTAATTTGTTACACCGCACATTAAGTATGGTTAATAAATTTAATGGCGGCTTAGTGAAAAACACTAAAGTTTTGGAAGATGTTGATACAGAATTAATAGCATTAGCACAAAATACTGTGAAGCAATACCAAGACAGTATGGATAAAATGGAAATAAGTGTAGCGATCAGAACGGTGTGGAATTTAATTAGTCGTTCTAATAAATATATTGATTTAACTGGACCGTGGGCATTGGCGAAAGATGAGAGCAAACAAGAACGGTTACAAACAGTTATGTATAATTTGATTGAGAGCTTGCGTATTATCAGTGTATTAATAGCACCGTTTATGCCTAATACAGCACCGAAAATATGGAAACAATTGGGGCTTGGTGAATTTTCTAAAGTTAAATTTAAAGATATTAAAGAATGGGGTACAGTTATGACAGAAACTAAAGTAGAGCAACCTGAACAAATTTTTCCGCGTATTGAGGAAGAAAAGGCAGAGGCAGTAGCTAAGACGGTTGTACCAGCAGTGGTTGAACAGAAAAAAGACGAAGTTGAAATTACAATTGATGAATTTGCTAAAGTTGATTTAAGAGTAGTCAAGGTTTTGGCGGCGGAAAAGGTAGAGAAAGCTGATAAGCTTTTGAAATTAAAAGTTGACTTGGGGACAGAACAACGTGAAATTGTTTCCGGCATTGCCAAACATTATGCACCGGAAGAGTTAGTGGGAAAAAATGTGGTAATGGTAATAAATTTAAAACCGGCGAAGATTCGTGGTATCGTTTCACAGGGGATGGTGTTGGCAGCTTCTTGTGGTGATGAGTTGAAAGTTGTTGAGGTTGAGATGCCGGAAGGAAGTAAGGTGAAATAA
- a CDS encoding stage 0 sporulation family protein, whose amino-acid sequence MSYKGGKDLLYNVVGVRFKKAGKIYYFDPGDFKITDQDAVIVETARGVEFGQVVLGPRQVPRNKVVLPLKTVQRIATAGDKKQVVLNEQKEKEAFEICEQKIVAHNLPMKLIEVEYTFDVNKIIFYFTAEGRIDFRELVKDLAAVFRTRIELRQIGVRDEAKLMGGVGCCGRSLCCATFLGDFEPVSIRMAKEQNLSLNPTKISGICGRLMCCLKYENDCYGAACKKIIAPTAGRRVVTVDGEGKVIAVNSAKKNVTVLLDDNRTLVVPWEEVVEKDDE is encoded by the coding sequence ATGAGTTACAAAGGAGGTAAAGATTTGTTATACAATGTTGTAGGAGTCCGCTTTAAAAAGGCCGGAAAAATATATTATTTTGATCCGGGAGATTTTAAAATTACGGATCAAGATGCGGTTATTGTTGAAACTGCCAGAGGGGTGGAATTTGGCCAAGTTGTTTTAGGTCCAAGACAGGTGCCACGTAATAAGGTGGTATTACCGTTAAAGACAGTACAAAGAATTGCTACGGCCGGAGATAAAAAGCAAGTTGTACTTAATGAACAGAAAGAAAAAGAAGCTTTTGAAATTTGTGAGCAAAAAATTGTAGCGCACAATTTACCGATGAAGCTAATTGAAGTAGAATATACTTTTGATGTTAATAAAATTATTTTTTATTTTACGGCAGAAGGACGAATTGATTTTCGTGAATTAGTAAAAGATTTAGCCGCTGTTTTTCGTACAAGAATAGAACTTCGTCAAATTGGTGTCAGGGATGAGGCCAAATTGATGGGGGGAGTGGGCTGTTGCGGTCGTTCGTTATGTTGTGCTACCTTTTTAGGTGATTTTGAGCCGGTATCAATTAGAATGGCTAAAGAACAAAATTTATCACTTAATCCCACCAAAATATCAGGGATTTGTGGTCGCTTGATGTGTTGCTTGAAATATGAAAATGATTGTTATGGTGCAGCTTGCAAGAAAATTATAGCTCCAACGGCGGGACGACGCGTTGTTACAGTGGACGGTGAAGGGAAAGTTATTGCCGTTAATAGTGCGAAAAAGAATGTTACAGTACTACTGGATGATAATAGAACGTTAGTTGTTCCTTGGGAAGAAGTAGTTGAAAAGGACGATGAATAA
- a CDS encoding deoxynucleoside kinase, translating to MTGKLIIIEAGDGCGKATQAQKLYQRLQTEGLTTKKVEFPDYNSDSSALIKMYLKGEFGKAVNDVNAYAASTFYAVDRFASYKTKWEDDYLAGNFIIADRYTTSNMVHQAIKIKDEKERETYLDWLWDLEFKKFKLPIPDLVIFLEMAPEYSYNLVNERAITENSIKDIHEQDAKYLAECYNGYCQIAEKYNWQKVNCIADSKIRTIDDIHTEIYQIVAEKFSL from the coding sequence ATGACCGGTAAACTTATTATTATTGAGGCTGGCGATGGCTGTGGCAAGGCGACGCAGGCACAAAAACTATATCAAAGATTACAAACAGAGGGCTTAACAACGAAGAAGGTTGAATTTCCTGACTATAACAGTGACTCATCAGCCTTGATAAAAATGTATCTAAAGGGCGAGTTTGGTAAAGCGGTTAATGATGTCAATGCTTATGCTGCTTCGACTTTTTATGCGGTAGATCGCTTTGCTTCATATAAGACAAAATGGGAAGATGATTATTTAGCCGGTAATTTTATAATTGCTGATCGTTATACGACCTCTAATATGGTGCATCAAGCGATAAAAATTAAAGATGAGAAGGAACGAGAAACTTATCTAGACTGGTTATGGGACTTGGAGTTCAAGAAGTTTAAGCTACCAATACCTGACTTGGTAATTTTTTTGGAAATGGCACCAGAGTATAGTTATAACTTAGTTAATGAGCGGGCGATAACGGAAAATAGTATTAAAGATATTCATGAGCAAGACGCAAAGTATTTAGCAGAATGTTATAATGGTTATTGCCAAATTGCGGAAAAGTATAATTGGCAGAAGGTAAATTGTATTGCTGATAGTAAAATAAGGACTATTGATGATATTCATACCGAAATATATCAAATAGTTGCAGAAAAATTTTCGTTATAA
- a CDS encoding sensor histidine kinase gives MEKGKEQIYDIYEAAESEVLHVAKDIDKIREETNKIIVKVDLLEKAEKKARADLVIVSSNFNLYSEEKIKQCYENAQKLQIQLAVMREQEQNLRRKRDELEVRLKQLQGTAEKAKQLVSQVGVMLGLLCAQMGQVADKIETLNQDKILVPSIIKAQEDERLRISREIHDGPAQMMANIVYHAEICERWIDKDKDKAKKELQELRNLVRGCLSETRDIIFDLRPMALDDLGLEAATTRFIETIKVRYGIDLKLRFFGMPKRLPNHIEVSVFRVIQESINNIVKHSKTTEAKVSLEFNDEFLIIHIEDKGIGFAVDEKNQSSSSYGLIGMRERIKLLHGKLKISSEANKGTKLEMVIPLK, from the coding sequence ATGGAAAAAGGCAAAGAGCAGATTTATGATATCTATGAAGCGGCAGAGAGTGAAGTTTTACATGTTGCCAAAGACATTGACAAAATCAGAGAAGAAACGAATAAGATCATTGTCAAAGTTGATCTTTTAGAAAAAGCTGAAAAAAAAGCACGGGCTGATTTGGTCATTGTTAGCAGTAATTTTAATCTATATTCAGAAGAGAAAATAAAACAATGTTATGAAAATGCTCAAAAATTGCAAATACAGCTAGCGGTTATGCGAGAACAAGAACAAAATTTGCGGCGCAAGCGTGATGAGCTAGAGGTTAGATTAAAGCAATTGCAAGGAACGGCGGAAAAAGCTAAACAATTGGTGTCGCAAGTCGGAGTGATGTTAGGGTTGCTTTGTGCTCAAATGGGTCAAGTTGCTGATAAAATTGAAACTTTAAATCAAGATAAGATTTTGGTGCCAAGTATTATTAAAGCACAAGAAGATGAACGCTTAAGAATATCACGAGAAATTCATGATGGTCCGGCACAAATGATGGCTAATATTGTCTATCATGCGGAAATTTGTGAGCGTTGGATTGATAAAGATAAAGATAAGGCTAAAAAGGAATTACAAGAACTGCGTAATTTGGTACGCGGTTGCTTAAGTGAAACTAGAGATATAATTTTTGATTTAAGACCAATGGCACTTGATGATTTAGGGTTAGAGGCTGCCACGACAAGGTTTATTGAAACAATTAAAGTTCGCTATGGTATTGATCTTAAGCTACGGTTTTTTGGGATGCCGAAACGATTGCCTAATCACATTGAAGTTAGTGTTTTTAGGGTGATACAAGAATCAATAAATAATATTGTGAAGCATTCTAAGACCACAGAAGCAAAAGTAAGTTTAGAGTTTAATGATGAATTTTTGATTATTCATATTGAAGATAAGGGCATTGGCTTTGCGGTTGATGAAAAAAATCAGTCTAGTTCCAGTTATGGGTTAATTGGGATGAGAGAGAGAATTAAATTACTACATGGTAAGCTGAAGATAAGTAGTGAAGCTAATAAAGGCACTAAGCTAGAAATGGTGATACCGCTAAAATAA
- a CDS encoding TatD family hydrolase translates to MLVDSHAHLDDSAYAEDLTAVIQRAKENGVSRIINIGADMDSSAKSLELSEKYEQIYAAVGIHPQDVVNAKAKDYDQLAAWLKLPKVVALGEIGLDYYYDDGAPRELQRKIFIEQIDVAKQMNKPIVVHNRDAHGDVMDILKKEAKGLTGVMHCYSGSWEMAKELIKMNFFLSVGGPVTFKNSAKLPEIVAKIPLEYLLLETDCPYLTPQPYRGKRNEPAYIKIIAEKIAQIRNITVEELAVTTTDNVKNLFGIK, encoded by the coding sequence ATGTTGGTGGATTCACATGCCCATTTGGATGATAGTGCTTATGCTGAAGATTTAACTGCGGTTATTCAAAGAGCTAAGGAAAATGGTGTTAGCAGAATAATTAATATTGGTGCAGATATGGATTCGTCGGCAAAGTCGCTTGAACTTAGTGAAAAGTATGAACAAATCTATGCGGCAGTAGGTATTCACCCGCAAGATGTGGTCAATGCTAAGGCTAAAGATTATGATCAATTGGCAGCATGGCTAAAGCTGCCAAAGGTTGTAGCACTGGGCGAAATCGGGCTAGATTATTATTATGATGATGGAGCACCAAGAGAACTACAACGCAAAATATTTATAGAACAAATTGATGTTGCAAAACAGATGAATAAACCGATTGTTGTACATAATCGTGATGCGCATGGTGATGTGATGGATATTTTGAAAAAGGAAGCTAAAGGTCTAACCGGTGTTATGCATTGTTATTCTGGTAGCTGGGAAATGGCAAAAGAACTGATTAAAATGAATTTCTTTTTATCAGTAGGAGGGCCGGTAACTTTTAAAAATTCAGCGAAATTGCCGGAAATTGTTGCTAAAATCCCATTAGAATACTTATTATTAGAAACTGACTGTCCTTATTTAACACCGCAACCATACCGTGGTAAGCGCAATGAGCCGGCTTATATTAAAATAATTGCCGAAAAAATAGCACAAATTCGTAATATAACAGTGGAAGAATTAGCTGTAACAACTACTGATAATGTTAAAAATCTCTTTGGCATAAAATAA
- a CDS encoding YaaR family protein, with product MKIKNMEARSSFIVTEHDSSNKVSKKNNVFSSELLANQEKYSKDKLNALLEKIDKQGARLTETPTYSELKSYRDLVRTFVNEAVSNMYSLETQHGWDRQGRQKVYTIVKKIDDTLESMTEDIRSGQERGLNIAAKQDVIRGMLVDLYM from the coding sequence ATGAAGATTAAAAATATGGAGGCACGAAGCTCGTTTATTGTAACGGAGCATGATAGTTCTAATAAAGTTAGCAAAAAAAATAATGTGTTTTCATCAGAACTTTTAGCTAATCAAGAAAAATATTCTAAAGATAAACTTAATGCATTACTAGAAAAAATAGATAAACAAGGAGCTCGGTTAACAGAGACTCCAACTTATTCTGAGTTAAAGTCATATCGGGATTTAGTAAGAACGTTTGTTAACGAAGCGGTTTCTAATATGTACTCTTTGGAAACCCAACATGGCTGGGATCGTCAAGGGCGACAAAAAGTTTATACTATTGTCAAAAAAATTGATGATACTTTAGAGTCGATGACTGAAGATATTAGGTCAGGGCAAGAACGTGGCCTTAATATTGCTGCCAAACAAGATGTAATTAGAGGAATGTTAGTTGATCTATATATGTGA
- the holB gene encoding DNA polymerase III subunit delta', which produces MNWLDIVGHENNIKLLKGMLDKDAVPHALLFVGPEGIGKFQLAKVLAKTLLCPKVASSCQDCQQCLVEPVDQNIDLVIIKPDNDVIKIEQVRKLQQDLILGPHKAKRKVIIIDNADKMTVQTANSLLKTLEEPANNIIFILIATKPEALLDTIKSRCQIMNFQPISPNILEKYLVNEKGVSLAEAAVVSRVSGGRISKALELLSEDGLIMRKLAFKIVNALPKMRKTEVWEYGNKVVELERSQIVELLVHVKMLLRDILILHYDEQDTLLYNIDLTAELKEQIKYWSDYQLVWVQKEIARSIQAIEANANLKLIIEAMLIKVIDELQRR; this is translated from the coding sequence ATGAATTGGCTGGATATTGTAGGGCATGAAAATAATATAAAATTATTAAAAGGAATGTTGGATAAAGATGCAGTTCCCCACGCCTTATTATTTGTTGGCCCTGAGGGGATCGGCAAATTTCAATTAGCAAAAGTTTTAGCTAAGACCTTGCTTTGCCCGAAAGTAGCTTCTTCTTGTCAGGATTGCCAGCAATGCTTAGTGGAGCCGGTTGATCAAAATATTGATTTAGTTATTATTAAACCTGATAATGATGTTATCAAAATAGAGCAAGTAAGAAAATTACAGCAAGATTTAATTTTGGGTCCGCATAAGGCGAAGCGGAAAGTTATAATTATTGATAATGCTGATAAAATGACTGTTCAGACCGCTAATAGTTTACTAAAAACGTTGGAAGAACCGGCTAATAATATTATCTTTATTTTAATAGCGACCAAGCCAGAAGCGTTACTGGATACTATTAAGTCGCGGTGCCAAATTATGAATTTTCAGCCGATTTCACCGAATATTTTAGAAAAATATTTAGTTAACGAAAAAGGGGTTTCATTAGCGGAGGCGGCGGTCGTTTCTAGAGTATCCGGTGGTCGTATTAGTAAAGCGTTGGAGTTATTGAGCGAAGATGGGCTAATTATGCGTAAATTGGCATTTAAAATAGTTAATGCTTTGCCAAAAATGAGAAAAACCGAAGTTTGGGAATATGGCAATAAAGTAGTGGAATTAGAACGAAGCCAAATTGTTGAATTGCTAGTACATGTGAAGATGTTACTACGTGATATTTTAATATTGCATTATGATGAGCAAGATACTTTGCTTTATAATATTGATTTAACAGCTGAACTTAAAGAACAGATAAAATATTGGTCTGATTACCAATTGGTCTGGGTTCAAAAAGAAATAGCAAGAAGTATTCAAGCGATTGAAGCCAATGCTAATCTAAAATTAATTATTGAAGCTATGCTGATAAAAGTTATCGATGAGTTACAAAGGAGGTAA
- a CDS encoding AbrB/MazE/SpoVT family DNA-binding domain-containing protein, producing the protein MKSTGIVRKVDELGRVVIPIELRRTLSIEEKDALEIYVDQDRIVLRKYEPACACVFCGNAGDVVNHKGKNICHECISAVSNPTA; encoded by the coding sequence ATGAAATCAACTGGTATTGTTAGAAAAGTGGATGAATTAGGAAGAGTTGTTATTCCAATCGAACTTCGTCGTACTTTATCTATTGAAGAAAAAGATGCTTTAGAAATTTACGTGGATCAAGATCGTATTGTTCTTCGTAAATACGAGCCAGCTTGCGCTTGCGTATTCTGCGGAAATGCCGGCGACGTTGTTAATCACAAAGGCAAAAATATTTGTCATGAGTGCATTAGCGCAGTTAGCAACCCAACAGCATAA
- a CDS encoding tRNA1(Val) (adenine(37)-N6)-methyltransferase: protein MNKVCLKVNERLDDLLIKKLKIIQDETEFCFSIDAVLLSHFTTFKNKAKVVDLGTGTGIIPLLLSARGFNEVVGLELNPKTADMAQRSFALNNLSDNLKVLNIDLKEATTYLQANHYDIVTCNPPYWSKDQGKISDNKNIAMARHELTVTLEEIIKTARRLLKYHGRFSMIHLPERLTEIMTLLAKYKIEPKRLQLVQPFINKKPNLIMIEGIVGAKSGLEIMEPFIIYKEDNTYTEMLNQYYMAAVED from the coding sequence ATGAATAAGGTTTGTTTGAAAGTTAATGAGCGTCTTGATGATTTACTGATAAAAAAATTAAAAATAATTCAAGATGAAACGGAATTTTGTTTTTCGATTGATGCAGTACTGCTGTCGCATTTTACTACGTTTAAAAACAAAGCGAAGGTTGTCGATTTAGGAACTGGAACAGGTATTATTCCGTTATTGTTATCTGCCAGAGGGTTTAATGAGGTGGTCGGGCTTGAACTTAATCCTAAAACTGCCGATATGGCTCAGCGGAGTTTTGCTTTAAATAATCTTAGTGATAACCTGAAGGTTTTGAATATTGACTTAAAGGAAGCGACAACTTATTTACAAGCTAATCATTATGATATTGTCACCTGTAATCCACCGTATTGGAGTAAAGATCAAGGGAAAATTAGTGATAATAAAAATATTGCAATGGCGCGACATGAATTAACGGTAACTTTAGAAGAAATTATTAAAACAGCCCGGCGGTTATTAAAATACCACGGGCGTTTTTCCATGATACATTTACCAGAACGATTAACAGAGATTATGACGTTACTGGCAAAATACAAAATTGAGCCAAAAAGGTTGCAATTAGTGCAACCTTTTATCAATAAAAAGCCCAATCTAATAATGATTGAGGGGATTGTTGGTGCGAAGAGTGGGCTTGAAATTATGGAACCTTTTATTATATACAAGGAAGATAATACTTATACTGAGATGCTAAACCAATATTATATGGCAGCAGTAGAAGATTAA